The DNA region CGGTCCACGGTGAAGCGCAGTTCACGGTCGTCGCGCACCTCGACCAGCTGGCAATTGTAGGGGATGGCCTTTCCGCTCCAGTCCATCTCGCGGCAGAAATAGCCGTCCTTCCAGGCCCAGGTGCCCGTGATCTCCCACCCGAGCGCCGAGCCTTCGATGCGGCCATCGGGTTCGACGCTGAGACGGATGCGGAACAGGGGCAGCGACAGGTCCCGGCCGTTGACCAGGGACAGGAAGGCCTGACGGTCACGGACGGCCTGAAACTCTTCGGCGCCGGCCAGGACGGGGACGGGCAGAACGATCGCAGCGGCAAGCAACAGCGGGCGGAGCATGCGTGTTTCTCCGGGTGATGACCACAGAGATACGCAAGACCCGCACGGTTGGATCATCCGGTCGCATTGAAATCTGCAATCCCGGCGCCACGCGCGGCCGGACGCCCTGCGCCCGCGTTTACTTCAGCTTGATGCAGAAGTGCTTCAGCACCGGTTCTTCGATCTTCCAGGTGCCGGTGAAACCGGGCTCCACGACGAAGGCATCCCCGGGGGCCAGGGTCACGGGGGCGCCACCATCGGGGGTGATCACGATGCGGCCCTCGATCAGGTGGACGAATTCGTAGAACTTGTAAGTGGCGTGCCAGGAGCCGGGCGTGGCGGCCCAGGTGCCGCTGATGACGCTGCCGTCAGCCGAGGTGTGCTGCACCCAGGTCTTCATGCTGGGCGTGCCCTCGGTCTTGACCCAGCCGTCGAGGTCGGTGGTCATCGGTTCGGGGCCGGGGGCAGGCAGGCGGTACACCGTGTCGGTCATGGCAGTCTTCCTTGATGTCGGTTGCAGGATTGGTAGGGCCGCCGGCGAAGGCCGGCAAGGGGGTGCCCTGCGGGCGCGGCCTGGGCTAAGGAAGCGGCAGGCAGGTACATGCGGAGGCGAAATGAAG from Neotabrizicola shimadae includes:
- a CDS encoding cupin domain-containing protein, which produces MTDTVYRLPAPGPEPMTTDLDGWVKTEGTPSMKTWVQHTSADGSVISGTWAATPGSWHATYKFYEFVHLIEGRIVITPDGGAPVTLAPGDAFVVEPGFTGTWKIEEPVLKHFCIKLK
- a CDS encoding dihydrodipicolinate reductase, translated to MLRPLLLAAAIVLPVPVLAGAEEFQAVRDRQAFLSLVNGRDLSLPLFRIRLSVEPDGRIEGSALGWEITGTWAWKDGYFCREMDWSGKAIPYNCQLVEVRDDRELRFTVDRGEGESARFKLD